The sequence ATTGCTCTTTGCGGGCATCAATGATGACGATCTGACGGGCCGCTTCAAAGTGGTTGCCATTCACCAGAATCAGGTCCTGCCCGTTGAATAAGGGCCGGAATTGAAAAGGGCCCATCTCACTACCCCACTCAAAACGGCGATGCGTGATTTTGTCGGTGTATTCCATTGAAGCCCCTTTTCCGAGCGGGGTTTGCGGTGCTTCTGTTGCATCATCTGCGCTTTTGTGATCAGCATCTACATAAGCAACCTTGTATTGGTCTGAAAGCAGGCCGATGAGGCTTTGCGCCAGGGTCTGGATGCTGCCGCAGGGCGCACCAATGATGGCCCACTCGTTCCG comes from Candidatus Hydrogenedentota bacterium and encodes:
- a CDS encoding molybdopterin-guanine dinucleotide biosynthesis protein MobA, giving the protein MSHQKHTALKRPALGHFGRNEWAIIGAPCGSIQTLAQSLIGLLSDQYKVAYVDADHKSADDATEAPQTPLGKGASMEYTDKITHRRFEWGSEMGPFQFRPLFNGQDLILVNGNHFEAARQIVIIDARKEQ